A region of Drosophila suzukii chromosome 2L, CBGP_Dsuzu_IsoJpt1.0, whole genome shotgun sequence DNA encodes the following proteins:
- the LOC108013075 gene encoding LOW QUALITY PROTEIN: uncharacterized protein (The sequence of the model RefSeq protein was modified relative to this genomic sequence to represent the inferred CDS: inserted 2 bases in 1 codon; deleted 5 bases in 3 codons; substituted 1 base at 1 genomic stop codon) codes for MQINARDGIQMKSAPGKNRILMLSPTRPVSCCRCVLINMANIPIYNTHTHTIHQLXYKEPHSHIVYAFMKIPKVRLGXDAIKMHAKRQTTKAGNTSCRNMANMKPKPKTVTKTAEKIASQATHTNAYSRQPKLKTKKTEREKFACIFTNFRWEKSD; via the exons ATGCAAATTAACGCTCGAGATGGGATTCAAATGAAAAGTGCTCCTGGC AAAAATAGAATATTGATGTTATCCCCAACTAGACCAGTTAGTTGCTGTCGTTGTGTGCTTATCAATATGGCCAATATTCCAATTTAtaacaca cacacacacaccatACACCAGCTGTGATACAAAGAGCCACACTCGCATATTGTATATGCATTTATGAAAATACCAAAAGTTCGGTTGGG GGATGCTATCAAAATGCATGCCAAGAggcaaacaacaaaagcagGCAACACGAGCTGCCGCAACATGGCTAACAtgaaaccgaaaccgaaaacTGTAACTAAAACTGCGGAGAAAATCGCCTCCCAAGCCACCCACACAAATGCTTACTCTAGGCAGCcaaaattgaaaacaaaaaaaacg GAACGGGAAAAATTTGCATGCATATTTACAAACTTTCGTTGGGAAAAGTCAGACTGA